One Paenibacillus sp. FSL W8-0186 genomic window carries:
- a CDS encoding alpha/beta fold hydrolase, translating into MNYEIFDLGDVTLQSGVTLPGAFLAYKTYGRLNEQKDNVIVYPTAFGDTHVQNEWLIGNGMALDPQKYFIIVPNLLGNGLSSSPTNTPPPFDKANFPQVTIYDNVQFQYRLVTEKFGIRKIALVVGWSMGGIQSFQWGASYPDMVERIAPFAGVAKTWPHTYVVLDGMKAALMAAVRFDSSKINQLTSADMRAVGNVYAGWGVSQAFYREELYRELGFDSLADFMAGVWENSFMQMDPHNVLAMLWTGQNADISANPAYNGDFDKALRSIKALACVMPGSTDLFCTADDNEYEVKRMPSAFFQPIESIWGHFAGRGINSADNQFIDDNLKRLLAM; encoded by the coding sequence ATCCGGGGTGACGTTGCCGGGCGCTTTTCTTGCTTATAAGACCTATGGAAGATTGAATGAACAGAAAGATAATGTCATCGTCTATCCAACTGCTTTTGGCGATACGCATGTTCAAAATGAATGGCTGATTGGAAACGGCATGGCACTGGATCCGCAAAAATATTTCATTATTGTTCCTAATCTGCTGGGCAACGGTTTATCTTCGTCTCCTACGAATACGCCGCCCCCGTTCGACAAGGCTAATTTTCCGCAGGTAACGATCTATGACAACGTTCAATTCCAGTATCGGCTGGTGACCGAAAAATTTGGCATTCGCAAGATCGCGCTTGTTGTTGGATGGTCCATGGGAGGCATTCAATCATTCCAATGGGGGGCAAGTTATCCCGACATGGTGGAACGCATTGCACCTTTCGCTGGAGTTGCCAAGACCTGGCCCCACACGTATGTGGTCCTGGACGGAATGAAAGCTGCGCTCATGGCTGCAGTCCGCTTCGATTCGAGTAAGATAAACCAGTTGACTTCTGCAGATATGCGCGCCGTTGGCAATGTCTATGCGGGATGGGGCGTATCTCAGGCGTTTTACAGGGAGGAACTTTATCGTGAGCTGGGATTTGACTCATTGGCAGATTTTATGGCTGGCGTCTGGGAAAATAGCTTTATGCAGATGGATCCGCACAATGTACTAGCCATGTTATGGACAGGGCAAAATGCGGATATCAGTGCAAACCCCGCCTATAACGGAGATTTCGATAAGGCGCTCAGAAGCATTAAAGCGCTGGCCTGTGTCATGCCAGGAAGCACGGATCTTTTCTGCACGGCGGACGATAACGAATACGAGGTTAAGCGTATGCCTAGTGCTTTTTTTCAACCGATCGAGTCGATATGGGGCCATTTTGCGGGCCGCGGAATCAACAGTGCCGATAATCAATTTATTGATGACAACCTAAAGCGCTTGTTGGCGATGTGA
- a CDS encoding metal-dependent hydrolase: MSTTLEVIGFAGVICAASIMGGLAPDLDHKTSTASQKIQLSSGKRKLMRALSGIFLFIGFVLILLGYSIQAGAIWIGAGIMAGCLARLRTIILIASGTLMLMGYFVYDWHWVALFTGIALLIMPFVKHRWIIHSPEFAIVLSLGLFIFGSQYSGWVMASCLGFIAGWWSHLFGDIFGSDGIRSLFVPKFKIALRLFDNGGAAERMISKLCHLLSIVVWGIYGFVL; encoded by the coding sequence ATGAGTACCACTTTGGAGGTTATTGGCTTCGCAGGAGTGATATGCGCAGCTTCGATCATGGGGGGCCTTGCCCCGGATTTGGATCATAAAACGAGTACGGCGAGCCAGAAGATCCAGCTGTCATCGGGGAAGAGAAAGCTCATGCGGGCATTGTCGGGGATATTCCTATTCATAGGATTCGTGTTGATTCTACTAGGTTACTCCATACAAGCCGGGGCGATTTGGATTGGCGCCGGTATTATGGCTGGCTGCTTGGCAAGGCTTCGGACGATCATACTTATCGCTAGCGGTACTTTGATGCTGATGGGGTATTTCGTTTACGACTGGCACTGGGTGGCCCTTTTTACGGGAATTGCTCTGCTCATCATGCCGTTCGTAAAACACCGTTGGATCATTCATTCGCCTGAGTTTGCAATCGTTCTAAGTTTGGGACTCTTCATCTTTGGCAGTCAGTACTCAGGATGGGTGATGGCAAGTTGTCTAGGGTTTATTGCGGGCTGGTGGTCTCATTTATTTGGAGATATTTTTGGGAGTGACGGGATACGTTCCTTATTTGTTCCGAAGTTTAAAATAGCTCTGCGTTTATTCGATAACGGAGGAGCTGCCGAACGGATGATTTCTAAACTGTGTCATTTACTCAGCATCGTGGTCTGGGGAATTTACGGGTTTGTCCTCTGA